Proteins co-encoded in one Arachis hypogaea cultivar Tifrunner chromosome 11, arahy.Tifrunner.gnm2.J5K5, whole genome shotgun sequence genomic window:
- the LOC112721688 gene encoding uncharacterized protein, producing MSPFRLVHRKACHLPVEVEHKAYRAVKECILGLEGAGVERKLQLEELEFIWLEAYEISRLYKEKVKVVHDQNIKRREFRAGDQVLLYNSRLRLMPSKLRSRWDGPYVVKKVEPYGVVHLSHPSSPTFFKVNGHWLKLYHGVKMKNNKELEIFLLKDDDWDLHWFGISQK from the coding sequence ATGAGTCCGTTTCGACTAGTCCacagaaaggcttgtcaccttccggtagaggtggaacacaaggcttataGGGCTGTGAAGGAATGTATCTTAGGATTGGAAGGAGCCGGAGTTGAAAGAAAACTGCAACTGGAAGAATTGGAGTTCATTTGGCTAGAGGCTTATGAAATTTCAAGGCTCTACAAAGAAAAGGTGAAGGTGGTACATGATCagaacatcaagagaagagagtttagagCTGGGGATCAAGTCCTTCTCTATAACTCAAGGTTGAGATTAATGCCGAGCAAACTGAGGTCAAGGTGGGATGGACCATATGTGGTGAAGAAGGTTGAACCGTATGGAGTTGTCCACTTGAGTCATCCCTCAAGCCCTACCTTTTTCAAGGTCAATGGCCACTGGTTGAAACTCTATCATGGTGTGAAGATGAAGAATAACAAGGAGTTGGAGATCTTTCTCTTGAAAGATGATGATTGGGATTTGCACTGGTTTGGAATTTCTCAAAAGTAG